One region of Vicia villosa cultivar HV-30 ecotype Madison, WI unplaced genomic scaffold, Vvil1.0 ctg.001862F_1_1, whole genome shotgun sequence genomic DNA includes:
- the LOC131636930 gene encoding pentatricopeptide repeat-containing protein At2g06000-like, with protein MGSINRTEAWFVKIACTVFVRYNSFDRFLFYFKKHLTPNLVSEIVHYRFNNFPSLGFKVVEFSREKLQMNHSYWTYSMLLRSLCESNCHGSAKLVYDWMRFDGQVPDNWLLGFLVSSYALIGRFDVSKELLADLQCSNIGVNAVVYNNLFNVLIKQSKVRDAVDMFWELIQLKYRPVTYTINILMRGLCRAGEIDEAFKLLSDLRRFGCSPDVITYNTIIHGLCRVSEVDRARSLLNEVCVKGEVVPDVVGYTTVISGYCKMSKMEEASLVFDEMIRSGTTPNTYTFNVLIDGFVKLGDIGSSLALYQKMFFHGCYPDVVTFTSLINGYFVIGQVKYAMEMWDEMNSRKIAASLYTFSVLVNGFCKNSRLHEARDVLRKLKQSDVVPQPFVYNPVIDGYCKSGNVDEANKILAEMEEKRCKPDKVTYTILIIGHCSKGRMAEAIAIFDKMLAVCCTPDEITINNLRLCLLKAGMPAEAARVKEALCQDNTLSTSLKKKSFHESTNADIPIAVY; from the coding sequence ATGGGTTCCATCAATCGGACTGAAGCCTGGTTCGTTAAGATCGCTTGCACCGTCTTCGTTCGTTACAATTCATTCGAccgttttttgttttatttcaagAAGCATTTAACTCCAAACCTAGTTTCAGAGATTGTTCATTATAGGTTTAACAATTTTCCTTCGTTAGGTTTTAAGGTTGTTGAATTCAGTAGGGAGAAGTTGCAGATGAATCATAGTTATTGGACTTATAGTATGTTGTTGAGATCACTTTGCGAATCGAATTGTCACGGTTCGGCGAAATTGGTTTACGATTGGATGAGATTTGATGGACAGGTTCCTGATAATTGGTTGTTAGGGTTTTTGGTTTCGTCGTATGCGTTGATTGGTAGATTTGATGTTTCGAAAGAATTGCTTGCTGATTTGCAGTGTAGTAATATTGGAGTGAATGCCGTTGTTTACAacaatttgtttaatgttttgATTAAACAGAGTAAAGTAAGGGATGCTGTTGATATGTTTTGGGAGCTTATTCAATTGAAATATCGTCCGGTGACTTATACGATTAATATTTTGATGCGAGGTTTGTGTAGGGCGGGAGAAATTGACGAGGCTTTTAAGCTTCTGAGTGATTTGAGGAGGTTTGGTTGTTCGCCTGATGTGATTACTTATAATACTATTATTCATGGTTTGTGCCGAGTTAGTGAGGTTGATAGAGCTAGAAGTTTGTTAAATGAGGTTTGTGTGAAAGGGGAAGTGGTGCCTGATGTAGTTGGTTATACGACGGTAATATCAGGTTATTGCAAGATGAGTAAGATGGAGGAGGCATCTTTGGTGTTCGATGAAATGATTAGATCGGGAACTACTCCTAATACGTATACTTTTAATGTTCTTATTGATGGATTTGTTAAGTTGGGTGACATTGGTTCTTCGTTAGCCTTGTACCAGAAGATGTTTTTTCATGGCTGTTATCCCGATGTTGTTACTTTCACTTCTCTTATTAACGGCTATTTTGTTATTGGCCAAGTGAAGTATGCCATGGAAATGTGGGATGAGATGAATAGCAGAAAAATTGCTGCAAGTTTGTATACGTTCTCTGTTCTTGTCAATGGTTTTTGCAAGAACAGTAGATTGCATGAGGCTCGTGACGTTTTGAGAAAACTGAAGCAGAGTGATGTTGTTCCACAACCATTTGTCTACAATCCTGTTATTGATGGATATTGTAAATCAGGGAATGTCGACGAGGCGAATAAAATTCTTGCTGAGATGGAGGAGAAGAGGTGCAAGCCGGATAAGGTGACATACACCATTCTTATTATTGGACATTGTTCAAAAGGGAGAATGGCTGAAGCAATCGCTATCTTTGATAAGATGTTGGCAGTATGTTGTACACCTGATGAAATcactataaataatttaagattgTGTCTTTTGAAGGCTGGAATGCCTGCTGAAGCTGCCCGAGTTAAGGAAGCTCTATGTCAGGACAACACATTGAGTACTTCATTGAAGAAGAAATCTTTTCATGAAAGTACAAATGCAGATATACCCATTGCTGTTTATTGA